The following are encoded together in the Tepidiforma bonchosmolovskayae genome:
- a CDS encoding ABC transporter substrate-binding protein, producing the protein MSEYWDRFWKERRSRRRFLGAATGVAAGAAGLALVGCGDDDDKGASPTAAGATATAAPQATPTPSDPYASAKRGGIQNLQATGDPPSIDPYGNASFLTKGVAAYVYSRLFKYNAGLGVKQADLRPTGDAAVSAEASPDGLTWTIKLRPDMKFHNVAPVNGRAIGTDDIKYSWGRMTAETSANRSQVAFVDRLEYPDASTVVFKLKEPNAAFLDVLADANLFWIMPKEADGGFDPAKTMIGSGPWILESYTPAVGFKFKKNPEWYMKGFPLTDGVSLQIIPEYANRLAQFQAGNSDAAGLNAEDLINVKNALPKAQLYGEVSQLLSFFYMDSKPDSPWNKDPRVRLAISMCTDRAALLDLAYNVKKLKEAGLDVSERWNNLIPAGLVRFWLDPLSAQQGETSKYFKYDPAEAKKLLAAAGYPDGFSTVYQYTANRYGSAFNTVAEANIQYLNAIGIKTTTDVQDYSSKYITQTFAGNFTGIAFGYETPFPEAGSYPIRFFTDNPLNHSKVKDPELEDLARKQQRELDPAKRKELFFEIQRKNAAKMWYIPQNQGAGTAWTGYREWVKNVEIQTVPGSYGGATEVLPFRWLDKA; encoded by the coding sequence TTGTCGGAGTACTGGGATCGGTTCTGGAAGGAGCGCCGCTCGCGGCGGCGGTTCCTCGGCGCGGCGACGGGCGTTGCCGCGGGGGCTGCCGGGCTGGCACTGGTCGGCTGCGGCGACGATGACGACAAGGGCGCGAGCCCGACAGCGGCCGGCGCCACAGCGACGGCTGCACCGCAGGCCACGCCCACGCCGAGCGACCCGTACGCCTCGGCGAAGCGCGGGGGCATCCAGAATTTGCAGGCGACGGGCGACCCGCCGTCGATCGACCCGTACGGGAACGCGTCGTTCCTGACGAAGGGCGTTGCCGCGTACGTCTACAGCCGGCTGTTCAAGTACAACGCCGGCCTGGGCGTGAAGCAGGCCGACCTGCGGCCCACCGGCGATGCCGCGGTGAGCGCGGAGGCGAGCCCCGACGGGCTGACCTGGACGATCAAGCTGCGGCCGGACATGAAGTTCCACAACGTGGCGCCGGTGAACGGCCGGGCGATCGGGACAGACGATATCAAGTACTCGTGGGGCCGGATGACGGCGGAGACCTCGGCGAACCGCTCGCAGGTCGCGTTCGTCGACCGGCTGGAGTACCCGGACGCCTCGACGGTGGTGTTCAAGCTGAAGGAGCCGAATGCCGCCTTCCTCGACGTGCTGGCCGACGCCAACCTTTTCTGGATCATGCCCAAGGAGGCGGACGGCGGCTTCGACCCGGCCAAGACGATGATCGGCTCCGGGCCGTGGATTCTCGAGTCGTATACGCCGGCGGTCGGGTTCAAATTCAAGAAGAACCCCGAGTGGTACATGAAGGGGTTCCCGCTGACGGACGGGGTTTCGCTGCAGATCATCCCCGAGTACGCGAACCGGCTGGCGCAGTTCCAGGCGGGCAACTCGGATGCGGCGGGCCTGAACGCGGAAGACCTGATCAACGTGAAGAACGCCCTGCCGAAGGCGCAGCTCTACGGCGAAGTGAGCCAGCTGCTGTCGTTCTTCTACATGGATTCGAAGCCGGACTCGCCGTGGAACAAGGACCCGCGCGTCCGCCTGGCGATTTCGATGTGCACCGACCGGGCGGCCCTGCTCGACCTCGCCTACAACGTCAAGAAGCTGAAGGAGGCCGGCCTCGACGTCTCCGAGCGGTGGAACAACCTCATCCCCGCCGGCCTCGTCCGCTTCTGGCTCGACCCGCTCTCCGCGCAGCAGGGTGAGACCTCGAAGTACTTCAAGTACGACCCGGCCGAGGCGAAGAAGCTCCTCGCTGCCGCCGGCTACCCGGACGGCTTCAGCACCGTCTACCAGTACACCGCCAACCGCTACGGGTCGGCGTTCAATACGGTGGCTGAGGCGAACATCCAGTACCTGAACGCCATCGGCATCAAGACCACGACCGACGTCCAGGACTACTCGTCGAAGTACATCACCCAGACGTTCGCGGGGAACTTCACGGGCATCGCCTTCGGCTACGAAACGCCCTTCCCGGAGGCCGGCAGCTACCCGATCCGGTTCTTCACCGACAACCCGCTCAACCACTCGAAGGTGAAGGACCCGGAGCTCGAGGACCTCGCCCGCAAGCAGCAGCGGGAGCTCGACCCGGCCAAGCGCAAGGAGCTTTTCTTCGAGATCCAGCGCAAGAACGCGGCCAAGATGTGGTACATCCCCCAGAACCAGGGCGCCGGCACCGCCTGGACGGGCTACCGGGAGTGGGTGAAGAACGTGGAGATTCAAACGGTGCCGGGTTCGTACGGCGGCGCCACCGAGGTGCTGCCCTTCCGTTGGCTCGATAAGGCCTGA
- a CDS encoding DUF4352 domain-containing protein: MAKSPTEKLLQELDQLKARGRITDEEYAARRQAIISGQVQLPAEKSGGSFFKKVGIGCGALLGILIVIVIIAAAAGGGSDSSDTGGTSASSGTPAAGTSKGDVRVPLAPGSSGEIAPDGNPEKRSRVTIVQIKDPVVSTNQFSRPKAGMRWIGIEVIHENIGTKEVGSFDWKLRDTNDNEHEQDVIGPVVDLPDLDPIYSDLTPGGKKQGWIYFQVPEGAGIKWLRADPNIFLKNDLYFEAP; this comes from the coding sequence ATGGCCAAGTCACCCACCGAGAAACTGCTCCAGGAACTCGACCAGCTCAAGGCGCGCGGCCGCATCACCGATGAAGAGTACGCCGCCCGCCGCCAGGCCATCATCTCCGGCCAGGTCCAGCTCCCGGCCGAAAAGTCCGGCGGCAGCTTCTTCAAGAAGGTCGGCATCGGCTGCGGCGCGCTCCTCGGCATCCTCATCGTGATCGTCATCATCGCGGCGGCGGCCGGCGGCGGCTCCGACAGCAGCGACACGGGCGGCACCTCCGCCTCCTCCGGTACACCGGCCGCCGGCACCAGCAAGGGCGACGTCCGGGTGCCCCTCGCGCCCGGCTCCTCCGGCGAAATCGCCCCCGACGGCAACCCTGAGAAGCGGTCGCGCGTCACCATCGTGCAGATCAAGGACCCGGTCGTCTCAACCAACCAGTTCTCCAGGCCGAAGGCCGGCATGCGCTGGATCGGCATCGAAGTCATCCACGAAAACATCGGCACGAAGGAGGTAGGCTCCTTCGACTGGAAGCTCCGCGATACGAACGACAACGAGCACGAGCAGGACGTCATCGGACCCGTGGTCGACCTGCCCGACCTCGACCCCATCTACAGCGACCTCACCCCCGGCGGCAAGAAGCAGGGCTGGATCTACTTCCAGGTCCCCGAGGGCGCCGGCATCAAGTGGCTCCGCGCCGACCCGAACATCTTCCTGAAGAACGACCTCTACTTCGAGGCACCCTGA
- a CDS encoding CAP domain-containing protein — MPVRCRAPLAALALAAALLLASPPHASRAVANCDVPDTSLDADEQAFIQLLNDYRASQGLQPVAADAALVRAATWMAIDLAGRSGFDHTDSLGRSPWQRMPDCGVARPGGENLAAGVPLAAPAAVLQAWKSSPGHNAIMLDGAFTLVGVARHTAPGSTYGVYWVLAFGYGTPGSAAAAPTPTPPPPTPPPPPPPAPAQPGAPSALAFGAGVASFTWQGQPASVAAVFGPAGSAVRGVYAYDPAAGRWLRWSPHLHPGLNTLAALQPGTRYWVVAAVPFAVAPQ; from the coding sequence ATGCCCGTTCGCTGCCGTGCCCCGCTCGCTGCCCTTGCCCTCGCTGCGGCGCTCCTGCTCGCGAGCCCCCCGCACGCGTCGCGCGCCGTCGCGAACTGCGACGTCCCCGACACCTCGCTCGACGCCGACGAGCAGGCGTTCATTCAGCTCCTGAACGATTACCGGGCGAGCCAGGGGCTTCAGCCGGTTGCCGCCGACGCCGCGCTCGTGCGCGCCGCGACCTGGATGGCCATCGACCTCGCCGGCCGCTCCGGCTTCGACCACACCGACTCGCTCGGCCGCTCGCCCTGGCAGCGGATGCCCGATTGCGGCGTCGCCCGTCCCGGCGGCGAAAACCTCGCCGCCGGCGTGCCGCTCGCCGCTCCAGCGGCCGTCCTCCAGGCCTGGAAGAGCTCCCCCGGCCACAACGCCATCATGCTCGACGGCGCGTTCACCCTGGTCGGCGTCGCTCGCCACACGGCTCCGGGCAGCACCTACGGCGTCTACTGGGTCCTGGCCTTCGGCTACGGTACGCCGGGCAGCGCGGCAGCAGCGCCCACCCCGACGCCCCCGCCGCCGACGCCCCCGCCGCCTCCGCCCCCGGCGCCCGCGCAGCCGGGAGCGCCCTCGGCCCTGGCCTTCGGCGCCGGCGTCGCATCCTTCACCTGGCAGGGTCAGCCGGCGTCCGTCGCCGCCGTGTTTGGGCCTGCGGGGAGCGCCGTCCGCGGCGTCTACGCCTACGACCCGGCGGCCGGCCGCTGGCTCCGCTGGAGCCCGCACCTCCATCCCGGGCTCAACACCCTCGCCGCCCTCCAGCCGGGCACGCGCTACTGGGTCGTTGCCGCTGTCCCCTTCGCCGTGGCACCGCAGTAG
- a CDS encoding SPFH domain-containing protein, translating to MAGLIILGVAAVIVLVLLFGSLFTVEQQTAAIVERFGKFRRVAGPGLNVKIPLIERVAGRVNLRVQQLDVAVETKTLDNVFVHTVVAVQYRVIPDRVYDAFYRLDQPTVQITAYVFDTVRARVPKMELDAVFERKDEIAMAVKNELSGEMSDFGFQIVQALVTDIDPDKKVKESMNEINAAKRMREAALERGEADKILKVKAAEAEAESKALQGQGIANQRRAIIDGLRDSVDQFQQSIAGVTPEAIMQLVLMTQHYDTVKEIGAASRANTIFVPYSPAGMSDFYAQIRDALISANAATTQADVDQADRAGQP from the coding sequence ATGGCAGGTCTCATCATCCTCGGCGTTGCAGCCGTCATCGTGCTCGTGCTGCTGTTCGGTTCGCTGTTCACGGTGGAGCAGCAGACGGCGGCGATTGTGGAGCGGTTCGGGAAGTTCCGGCGGGTCGCCGGGCCGGGGCTCAACGTGAAAATCCCGCTCATCGAGCGGGTCGCGGGCCGGGTGAACCTGCGGGTGCAGCAGCTGGATGTGGCGGTCGAGACGAAAACGCTGGACAACGTGTTCGTCCACACGGTGGTGGCGGTGCAGTACCGGGTGATCCCGGACCGGGTCTACGACGCGTTCTACCGGCTCGACCAGCCGACCGTGCAGATCACGGCGTACGTGTTCGATACGGTCCGGGCGCGGGTGCCGAAGATGGAGCTGGACGCCGTCTTCGAACGGAAGGACGAGATTGCGATGGCGGTGAAGAACGAGCTCTCGGGCGAGATGAGCGACTTCGGCTTCCAGATCGTGCAGGCGCTGGTGACCGACATCGACCCGGACAAGAAGGTGAAGGAGTCGATGAACGAGATCAACGCGGCGAAGCGGATGCGGGAGGCGGCGCTGGAGCGGGGCGAGGCCGACAAGATCCTGAAGGTGAAGGCGGCCGAGGCGGAAGCGGAGAGCAAGGCGCTCCAGGGGCAGGGCATCGCGAACCAGCGGCGGGCGATCATCGACGGGCTGCGGGACTCGGTCGACCAGTTCCAGCAGAGCATCGCCGGGGTCACGCCGGAGGCGATCATGCAGCTGGTGCTGATGACGCAGCATTACGACACGGTGAAGGAGATCGGGGCGGCCTCGCGGGCGAACACGATCTTCGTGCCGTATTCGCCGGCGGGCATGTCGGACTTCTACGCGCAGATCCGGGATGCGCTCATCTCGGCGAACGCGGCAACGACACAGGCGGACGTGGACCAGGCGGACCGGGCGGGGCAGCCGTAG
- a CDS encoding DNA-3-methyladenine glycosylase family protein, whose amino-acid sequence MPIDLAAAAAHLAAADPVMAGLVRAVGPLELRPPRPGHFEALCRSIVYQQLSGRAAGTIFERFRALYGPDGAFPEPAAVLATPPETLRAAGLSRQKIASLHSLAAHFVAGDLDERGLEHWPDEEVVAHLVRVRGIGRWTAEMFLIFQLQRPDVLPVNDLGINRAIMRRYGLPAMPKPEQVRSIGEPWRPHATVACLYLWRSEDTALPA is encoded by the coding sequence GTGCCCATCGACCTCGCCGCCGCGGCCGCCCACCTCGCCGCTGCCGACCCCGTCATGGCCGGCCTCGTCCGCGCCGTCGGCCCGCTCGAACTCCGCCCGCCCCGGCCGGGCCACTTCGAAGCGCTCTGCCGCAGCATCGTCTACCAGCAGCTCTCCGGCCGCGCCGCCGGCACCATCTTCGAGCGCTTCCGCGCGCTCTACGGCCCCGATGGCGCCTTCCCGGAGCCCGCCGCTGTCCTCGCCACGCCCCCGGAAACGCTCCGTGCCGCCGGCCTCTCCCGCCAGAAGATCGCGTCCCTCCACAGCCTCGCCGCCCACTTCGTCGCGGGCGACCTCGATGAGCGCGGCCTCGAGCACTGGCCCGACGAGGAGGTCGTCGCCCACCTCGTCCGCGTCCGCGGCATCGGCCGCTGGACCGCCGAGATGTTCCTCATCTTCCAGCTCCAGCGGCCCGATGTGCTCCCCGTCAACGACCTCGGCATCAACCGCGCCATCATGCGCCGCTACGGCCTCCCGGCCATGCCGAAGCCGGAGCAGGTCCGCAGCATCGGCGAGCCCTGGCGCCCGCACGCCACCGTCGCCTGCCTCTACCTCTGGCGCAGCGAAGACACCGCCCTCCCCGCCTGA
- a CDS encoding SDR family NAD(P)-dependent oxidoreductase, producing the protein MERFSLSGKTALVTGGSRGIGYGIAKAFIEAGARVIIAARSEGPLQEAAASLGANCIGLRCDVGEPAEVAALVERAWQLGPLDILVNNAGISPYYKRAEQVTPEEFDAVVRVNLRGAYFASVEAAQRMFAAGRGGSIINVTSVAGIVPLERQGVYAATKAGLHQLTKVMALEWADRGVRVNAIAPGWVETDLVDELFASRHGERLRADIPMGRLATPDDVAGAAVWLASDAASYVTGSIVVIDGGRQLR; encoded by the coding sequence ATGGAACGGTTCTCCCTTTCGGGCAAGACAGCGCTGGTCACGGGCGGCTCGCGCGGCATCGGCTACGGGATTGCGAAGGCGTTCATCGAGGCGGGGGCGCGGGTGATCATCGCGGCGCGGAGCGAAGGGCCGCTGCAGGAGGCGGCGGCATCGCTTGGGGCGAACTGCATCGGGCTCCGGTGCGACGTGGGGGAACCGGCGGAGGTGGCGGCGCTGGTGGAGCGGGCGTGGCAGCTCGGGCCGCTGGATATCCTCGTGAACAACGCGGGCATCAGCCCCTACTACAAGCGCGCGGAGCAGGTGACGCCGGAGGAGTTCGACGCCGTGGTGCGGGTGAACCTGCGGGGCGCCTATTTCGCGAGCGTGGAGGCGGCGCAGCGGATGTTCGCCGCCGGCCGGGGCGGGAGCATCATCAACGTGACCTCGGTGGCGGGGATCGTGCCGCTCGAGCGGCAGGGCGTGTACGCAGCGACGAAGGCGGGGCTGCACCAGCTCACGAAGGTGATGGCGCTCGAATGGGCGGACCGGGGCGTGCGGGTGAACGCGATCGCGCCGGGCTGGGTGGAGACGGACCTCGTGGATGAGCTGTTCGCGAGCCGCCACGGGGAGCGGCTGCGGGCCGACATCCCGATGGGGCGGCTGGCCACGCCCGACGACGTGGCGGGGGCGGCGGTCTGGCTGGCAAGCGACGCGGCGAGCTACGTGACCGGCAGCATCGTCGTCATCGACGGCGGGCGGCAGCTGCGGTGA
- a CDS encoding inositol monophosphatase family protein has translation MSADPLDRELLALAEAAAREAGALIARYAAEGFAVGTKTTVTDMVTEADRAAERLIAERLLGARPGDGFVGEEGGREAGSSGVRWVVDPLDGTTNFIYGIPAYAVSIAAERDGAVVAGVVHDVAHGLTYAAVRGGGATCNGQPIRVREQARLATALVGTGFAYDPARRAEQAAVLARVLPAVRDIRRMGSAALDLAHVACGMLDGYYEYRLNPWDIAAGGLIVEEAGGLVGGFGGRSFAEGYVVAAGPTVFAELSALVEAAYRAAVPGA, from the coding sequence GTGAGCGCCGACCCGCTGGACCGCGAGCTGCTGGCGCTGGCGGAGGCGGCGGCGCGGGAGGCGGGCGCGCTCATCGCGCGGTACGCGGCCGAGGGATTCGCGGTCGGGACCAAGACGACCGTGACGGACATGGTGACGGAGGCGGACCGGGCGGCCGAACGGCTGATCGCGGAGCGGCTGCTGGGCGCGCGGCCCGGCGACGGCTTCGTCGGAGAGGAGGGCGGGCGCGAGGCAGGCAGCTCGGGCGTGCGGTGGGTGGTTGACCCGCTCGACGGGACGACGAACTTCATCTACGGGATCCCGGCCTATGCCGTCTCCATTGCGGCGGAGCGGGACGGGGCAGTTGTGGCAGGGGTCGTGCACGACGTGGCCCACGGGCTGACCTATGCGGCCGTCCGGGGCGGCGGCGCGACCTGCAACGGGCAGCCGATCCGGGTCCGGGAGCAGGCGCGGCTGGCGACGGCGCTGGTGGGGACCGGCTTCGCCTACGACCCGGCCCGGCGGGCGGAGCAGGCGGCGGTGCTGGCGCGGGTGCTGCCGGCGGTCCGGGACATCCGGCGGATGGGGTCGGCGGCGCTCGACCTTGCGCACGTGGCGTGCGGGATGCTGGACGGCTATTACGAATACCGGCTGAACCCGTGGGATATCGCGGCGGGCGGACTGATCGTCGAGGAGGCCGGGGGGCTGGTCGGGGGGTTCGGGGGGCGGAGCTTCGCGGAGGGATACGTGGTGGCGGCCGGGCCGACGGTATTCGCGGAGCTCAGCGCGCTGGTGGAGGCGGCCTACCGGGCGGCCGTCCCAGGGGCGTAA
- a CDS encoding NHL domain-containing protein yields the protein MWSGSLLAKVLLAVAGVGVAAGAGAVVLTTSGPLAQRGEERPQEAAPVAPVVWTLAGEGPPGVREPVQPGWAAPLNLPTGLAVDRDGNLYVADHKNHAIKKIDPQGNITTVAGGNGPGLRDGPAREAQFNGPNGIAVGPDGSIYVADSVNHTIRRVTPDGRVETVAGSGPTGMGQDGGFADGPAGEARFSLPKGVAVAEDGTIYVADTDNTRIRVISPEGVVRTLAGSGEIGLRDGKGAEARFSPLADIVLGPDGALYVADQANSAIRRVTRDGEVTTLPIRGLKHPASVAVAEDGTVYVADTDNYRVVALTPGGAVRVVAGTGERGYVEGPADRARFDLPVGLALYGSRLYVSDYLNHRIRVVEPVP from the coding sequence ATGTGGAGCGGGTCCCTGCTTGCCAAAGTCCTCCTCGCCGTTGCGGGCGTCGGGGTGGCGGCGGGCGCCGGCGCTGTGGTCCTGACCACGAGCGGGCCGCTGGCCCAGCGGGGCGAGGAGCGCCCGCAGGAGGCAGCGCCGGTGGCGCCGGTGGTGTGGACGCTCGCCGGGGAAGGGCCGCCCGGCGTCCGGGAGCCGGTCCAGCCGGGGTGGGCGGCCCCGCTCAATCTGCCGACGGGGCTTGCGGTTGACCGGGACGGGAACCTCTACGTGGCCGACCACAAAAACCATGCGATCAAGAAGATCGACCCGCAGGGGAACATCACCACGGTTGCGGGGGGCAACGGGCCCGGGCTGCGCGACGGGCCGGCGCGGGAGGCGCAGTTCAACGGGCCGAACGGCATTGCGGTCGGGCCGGACGGGAGCATCTACGTTGCGGACTCGGTGAACCACACGATCCGGCGGGTGACGCCGGACGGGCGGGTGGAGACGGTGGCGGGGTCGGGTCCGACGGGGATGGGCCAGGACGGCGGTTTCGCCGACGGGCCGGCCGGCGAGGCCCGCTTCTCCCTGCCGAAAGGGGTTGCCGTGGCCGAGGACGGGACGATCTATGTCGCCGATACCGATAACACGCGGATCCGGGTCATCAGCCCCGAAGGCGTCGTGCGGACGCTGGCGGGGAGCGGCGAGATCGGGCTCCGGGACGGCAAGGGGGCGGAAGCCCGGTTCTCGCCGCTCGCGGACATCGTGCTTGGGCCGGACGGCGCGCTCTACGTGGCCGACCAGGCCAACAGCGCCATCCGCCGGGTGACGCGGGACGGGGAGGTGACGACGCTTCCCATCCGGGGGCTGAAGCATCCTGCCAGCGTCGCGGTCGCCGAAGACGGGACCGTCTATGTTGCTGATACCGACAACTACCGGGTCGTGGCGCTGACGCCTGGCGGCGCGGTGCGGGTGGTTGCGGGGACCGGCGAGCGCGGCTACGTCGAGGGGCCGGCCGACCGGGCGCGGTTCGACTTGCCCGTCGGGCTGGCGCTTTACGGCTCCCGCCTCTACGTCTCAGACTATTTGAATCACCGCATCCGGGTCGTGGAGCCGGTTCCCTGA
- the dnaK gene encoding molecular chaperone DnaK: protein MGKVLGIDLGTTNSCMAVMEGGEPVVIPNAEGARTTPSVVAITKTGERLVGQVAKRQAITNPENTIFSIKRFMGRKFNDPEVQRDIKLVPYKVTAAPNGDCQVVLGGRTYSPPEISAMILQKLKADAEAYLGEPVTEAVITVPAYFNDAQRQATKDAGKIAGLEVLRIINEPTAASLAYGLDKKKDELIAVYDLGGGTFDISILEIGDGTFQVLSTNGDTHLGGDDFDQRIIDWLIDEFKKQEGIDLRQDRQALQRLKAEAEKAKIELSSAQQTEINLPFITADASGPKHLNITLTRSKLEQLVHDLLQSTLEPVKKALADAGKKASDIDEVVLVGGQTRMPAIQKLVADFFGKEPHKGVNPDEVVAVGAAVQAGVLKGEVKDVLLLDVTPLTLGIETLGGVMTPIIPRNTTIPTSKSQIFSTAADNQPSVEIHVLQGERPMAADNKSLGRFILDGILPAPRGVPQIEVTFDIDANGIVSVSARDKGTGREQKITIQPSSGLTKEEIERMQREAELYAEEDRRKREAIEVKNTADTMAYQAEKTLRDNADKIPSHLKTEVEEKVKAVREAMESNDVARMRSAMDALSASLQKIGEAVYGAAGAGSASSGPSGSGPAEEGTVEGEFREV from the coding sequence ATGGGTAAAGTTCTCGGCATCGACCTCGGCACCACCAACAGCTGCATGGCCGTCATGGAAGGCGGCGAGCCCGTCGTTATCCCCAACGCGGAAGGCGCCCGCACCACCCCCTCCGTCGTCGCCATCACCAAGACCGGCGAACGGCTCGTCGGCCAGGTTGCCAAGCGCCAGGCCATCACCAACCCGGAGAACACCATCTTCTCCATCAAGCGCTTCATGGGGCGCAAGTTCAACGACCCCGAAGTCCAGCGCGATATCAAGCTCGTCCCCTACAAGGTGACCGCAGCCCCCAACGGCGACTGCCAGGTCGTCCTCGGCGGCCGCACCTACAGCCCGCCCGAGATCAGCGCCATGATCCTCCAGAAGCTGAAGGCCGATGCCGAAGCCTACCTCGGCGAACCGGTCACCGAGGCCGTCATCACCGTCCCGGCCTACTTCAACGATGCGCAGCGCCAGGCCACCAAGGACGCCGGGAAGATCGCCGGCCTCGAAGTCCTGCGCATCATCAACGAGCCCACCGCCGCCTCGCTCGCCTACGGCCTCGATAAAAAGAAGGACGAGCTGATCGCCGTCTACGACCTCGGCGGCGGCACCTTCGATATCTCCATCCTCGAGATCGGCGACGGCACCTTCCAGGTCCTCTCCACCAACGGCGATACCCACCTCGGCGGCGACGACTTCGACCAGCGCATCATTGACTGGCTGATCGACGAGTTTAAGAAGCAGGAGGGCATCGACCTCCGCCAGGACCGCCAGGCCCTCCAGCGCCTCAAGGCCGAGGCCGAGAAGGCGAAGATCGAACTCTCCTCCGCCCAGCAGACGGAGATCAACCTCCCCTTCATCACCGCCGACGCCAGCGGGCCGAAGCACCTCAACATCACCCTCACCCGCTCGAAGCTCGAGCAGCTCGTCCACGACCTGCTCCAGAGCACCCTCGAGCCGGTCAAAAAGGCCCTCGCCGACGCCGGCAAGAAGGCATCCGATATCGACGAAGTCGTCCTCGTCGGCGGCCAGACCCGCATGCCCGCCATCCAGAAGCTCGTCGCCGACTTCTTCGGCAAAGAGCCCCACAAGGGCGTCAACCCCGATGAGGTCGTCGCCGTCGGCGCCGCCGTCCAGGCCGGTGTCCTCAAGGGCGAAGTGAAGGACGTCCTCCTCCTCGACGTCACCCCGCTCACCCTCGGCATCGAAACCCTCGGCGGCGTGATGACCCCGATCATCCCGCGCAACACCACCATCCCGACCTCCAAGAGCCAGATCTTCTCCACTGCGGCCGACAACCAGCCGAGCGTCGAAATCCACGTCCTCCAGGGCGAACGGCCCATGGCCGCCGACAACAAATCGCTCGGCCGCTTCATCCTCGATGGCATCCTGCCCGCGCCCCGCGGCGTGCCCCAGATCGAAGTCACCTTCGATATCGACGCCAACGGCATCGTCTCCGTCTCCGCCCGCGATAAGGGCACCGGCCGCGAGCAGAAGATCACCATCCAGCCCTCCTCCGGTCTCACCAAGGAGGAGATCGAGCGGATGCAGCGCGAGGCTGAGCTCTACGCCGAAGAAGACCGGCGCAAGCGCGAAGCCATCGAGGTGAAGAACACCGCCGACACCATGGCCTACCAGGCCGAAAAGACCCTCCGCGACAACGCCGACAAGATCCCGTCCCACCTGAAGACGGAGGTCGAGGAGAAGGTGAAGGCCGTCCGCGAAGCCATGGAGTCCAATGACGTCGCCCGCATGCGCTCCGCCATGGACGCCCTCTCCGCCTCCCTCCAGAAGATCGGCGAAGCCGTCTACGGCGCCGCCGGCGCCGGCAGCGCCTCGTCCGGCCCGTCCGGCTCCGGTCCCGCCGAGGAGGGCACCGTCGAAGGCGAGTTCCGCGAGGTCTGA
- a CDS encoding nucleotide exchange factor GrpE — protein sequence MSEPGDDRTVETTSNPDERTADPGALAGDGGAERPADPAAGAAGDPVSQLEAEREKAESYYRNWQRTAADFANYKRRVEQERSESHRLANAALVINLLPVFDDLDRAVASVDSHLAGLNWVQGIINIHQKFWRLLESMGVSEIPAEGAQFDPACHEAIARQAGPEGRVLHVVQKGYNLGGKVLRPAMVIVGDGTTPEAGQSGT from the coding sequence ATGAGCGAACCCGGTGACGACCGCACCGTCGAAACCACCAGCAACCCCGATGAGCGCACCGCCGACCCCGGGGCCCTCGCCGGCGACGGCGGCGCCGAACGCCCCGCAGACCCGGCCGCAGGCGCAGCCGGCGACCCGGTCAGCCAGCTCGAGGCCGAGCGCGAAAAGGCCGAGTCCTACTACCGCAACTGGCAGCGCACCGCCGCCGACTTCGCCAACTACAAGCGCCGCGTCGAACAGGAGCGGAGCGAGTCCCACCGGCTCGCCAACGCTGCCCTCGTCATCAACCTGCTTCCCGTGTTCGATGACCTCGACCGTGCCGTCGCCTCCGTCGACTCGCACCTCGCAGGCCTCAACTGGGTCCAGGGCATCATCAACATCCACCAGAAGTTCTGGCGGCTCCTCGAGTCCATGGGCGTCAGCGAAATCCCCGCCGAAGGCGCCCAGTTCGACCCGGCCTGCCACGAAGCCATCGCCCGCCAGGCCGGCCCCGAAGGCCGCGTCCTCCACGTCGTCCAGAAGGGCTACAACCTCGGCGGCAAAGTCCTCCGCCCCGCCATGGTCATCGTTGGCGACGGCACCACTCCCGAAGCCGGCCAGTCCGGCACCTGA